The proteins below are encoded in one region of Deltaproteobacteria bacterium GWC2_65_14:
- a CDS encoding murein biosynthesis integral membrane protein MurJ codes for MGRAAAVMMASVFLSRLLGYARDAVIAYQHGATPETDAYFAAFTIPDFLNYLLAGGALSITFIPIFSRYLAEGREEEGYRSFSAIATVMGLAMLFFIILGEFLAERLVPFIAPGFPPDQVATAVRLTRIVLPAQAFFYLGGLLMAVQYSRNRFFLPALAPLVYNAGIIAGGLALGRTHGMEGFAWGVLAGSFLGNFVIQAAGAWRTGLSFSPRFDLQDPGLREFVRLSIPIMLGFSLVVVDEWMIRIFGSFLVAGAITWLNNARRLMQVPIGVFGQASGVASYPFLSALAARGEREALWDTLSLTLRWVFLVSCLAAAVFGVLSREVVLVVFKRGAFRIEDTLQTASALAVFSIGIPFWCAQTIVARGFFAMKDTWTPTLVGTGAWLATIPAYYLLTQRMGVRGLALAGTGGILLYAMVLYGILMAKTVGRKGLSEIREYLKLALAGGGAAWVGSLLLDRLSRYFSWESLPGSLVRLAAGGAGIAAAYYLIGRLLRSGTVRSIRRRGDILRPPRVAGSPGAAAPGAGPPPFTGE; via the coding sequence ATGGGCCGCGCCGCCGCGGTCATGATGGCCTCGGTCTTCCTGAGCCGCCTCCTCGGCTACGCGCGGGACGCGGTGATCGCCTATCAGCACGGGGCGACCCCGGAGACCGACGCCTACTTCGCCGCCTTCACGATCCCCGACTTTCTGAACTACCTGCTGGCCGGCGGCGCCCTCTCGATCACCTTCATCCCGATCTTCTCCCGGTACCTCGCGGAGGGGCGGGAGGAGGAGGGATACCGCTCCTTCTCCGCGATCGCGACCGTGATGGGGCTCGCGATGCTCTTCTTCATCATCCTCGGGGAGTTTCTCGCCGAACGGCTGGTCCCGTTCATCGCCCCGGGCTTCCCCCCCGACCAGGTCGCCACGGCCGTGCGGCTCACCCGGATCGTGCTCCCGGCCCAGGCCTTCTTCTACCTGGGGGGTCTCCTCATGGCGGTCCAGTACTCCCGGAACCGTTTTTTCCTCCCGGCCCTCGCGCCTCTTGTCTACAACGCCGGGATCATCGCCGGGGGGCTTGCGCTGGGGCGCACCCACGGGATGGAAGGGTTCGCCTGGGGGGTCCTCGCCGGCTCCTTCCTCGGGAACTTCGTGATCCAGGCGGCCGGCGCGTGGCGGACGGGGCTCTCCTTCTCCCCCCGGTTCGACCTGCAGGACCCTGGGCTGCGGGAGTTCGTGCGCCTGTCGATCCCGATCATGCTCGGCTTCTCCCTGGTGGTGGTCGACGAGTGGATGATCCGGATCTTCGGCTCCTTCCTGGTCGCGGGGGCGATCACCTGGCTGAACAACGCCCGGCGCCTGATGCAGGTGCCGATCGGAGTGTTCGGGCAGGCCTCCGGGGTCGCCTCCTACCCGTTCCTCTCCGCCCTCGCGGCGCGGGGGGAGCGGGAGGCCCTCTGGGACACCCTGTCGCTCACCCTCCGGTGGGTCTTCCTCGTCTCCTGCCTCGCCGCGGCGGTATTCGGGGTCCTCTCCCGGGAAGTGGTGCTGGTCGTCTTCAAGCGGGGGGCGTTCCGGATCGAGGACACCCTTCAGACCGCCTCCGCCCTGGCGGTCTTCTCGATCGGGATCCCCTTCTGGTGCGCGCAGACGATCGTGGCGCGGGGGTTCTTCGCCATGAAGGACACCTGGACCCCCACCCTGGTCGGCACCGGGGCATGGCTTGCCACGATCCCGGCCTACTACCTGCTGACCCAGAGGATGGGGGTCCGCGGTCTGGCGCTGGCCGGCACCGGGGGGATCCTCCTCTACGCGATGGTCCTCTACGGAATCCTGATGGCGAAGACCGTGGGAAGGAAAGGGCTCTCCGAGATCCGGGAATATCTCAAGCTGGCGCTCGCCGGGGGAGGCGCGGCCTGGGTCGGAAGCCTCCTCCTCGACCGGCTCTCCCGGTATTTTTCCTGGGAATCGCTGCCGGGGTCGCTCGTCCGCCTGGCGGCCGGAGGGGCGGGGATCGCGGCGGCCTACTATCTCATCGGGCGGCTTCTGCGCAGCGGGACGGTCCGGTCGATCCGGCGGAGGGGCGACATCCTCCGTCCCCCCCGGGTTGCCGGCTCCCCCGGTGCGGCGGCCCCGGGCGCCGGTCCCCCGCCCTTTACAGGCGAATGA
- a CDS encoding translation elongation factor G, with translation MAGIDRVRNIGIIAHIDAGKTTFTERLLFYSGVSHKMGEVHDGDSQMDYLPQERERGITITAAVTQFAWMDAEVHLIDTPGHVDFTIEVERSLRVLDGAVAIFCAVGGVEPQSEVVWRQADRHRIPRLAFVNKLDRPGADFDRVLSEMGSKLSARGVAATVPLFSGGECTAVADLVTMERVAFSGEDQGATVSRNPLTEEETAGVARYREALLEAAADADDAVAESYLAGEPVPAEMLRRAIRKGTIEVRFFPVFAGAALRNKGIQPAMDGIVHYLPSPREVPPASGDDPRTGVPATRDPSPDAPFSALAFKVKIEEGRRTVYLRVYSGKVSEGQLVHNASAGGEERLARLFRIHAGKRERIAQAQAGEIVGARGVKSARTGDTLCDPAAPILFEAIDIRKPVVSVVVEPRALREMDRLREAIGKMVEEDPTLATKDDADTGQIVLSGMGELHLEILVDRLEREFGLVVRTGKPQVVYRETVSEPGAAETVFEREIAERLVSVKIALKVFPGPRGSGIRVSDRLRMLELSREAADGVEEGIREGAFTGVLGYPVDDLSVEVERVEFLSGTAIPLAAKVAAVRAFLAAYGNGKPYLLEPLMAVEVNVPDEFTGGVIGDVNARRGRITLVDRRKEASLLSALVPLKEMFGYVTSLRSLSQGRGTFMMKFSHYDRADAKVQG, from the coding sequence GTGGCGGGAATCGACCGGGTCCGCAACATCGGGATCATCGCCCACATCGACGCCGGAAAGACGACCTTCACCGAACGGCTCCTCTTCTACTCCGGGGTGAGCCACAAGATGGGAGAGGTGCACGACGGCGACTCCCAGATGGATTACCTTCCGCAGGAGCGGGAGCGGGGGATCACGATCACCGCGGCCGTGACCCAGTTCGCCTGGATGGACGCCGAGGTCCACCTGATCGACACCCCGGGGCATGTCGACTTCACGATCGAGGTGGAGAGGTCGCTGCGCGTGCTGGACGGCGCGGTCGCGATCTTCTGCGCCGTGGGAGGGGTCGAGCCGCAGTCCGAGGTGGTCTGGAGGCAGGCGGACCGCCACAGGATCCCCCGGCTCGCCTTCGTGAACAAGCTGGACAGGCCGGGGGCCGATTTCGACAGGGTCCTTTCGGAGATGGGGAGCAAGCTTTCCGCCCGCGGGGTCGCGGCGACCGTGCCCCTGTTTTCCGGGGGCGAGTGCACCGCCGTGGCCGACCTGGTGACGATGGAACGGGTGGCCTTTTCCGGGGAGGACCAGGGGGCGACCGTGTCGAGGAACCCCTTGACGGAGGAGGAGACCGCCGGGGTCGCCCGGTACCGGGAGGCGCTTCTCGAGGCGGCGGCGGACGCCGACGATGCGGTCGCGGAGAGTTATCTCGCGGGAGAGCCGGTTCCGGCGGAGATGCTTCGCCGTGCGATCCGCAAGGGGACGATCGAGGTCCGCTTCTTCCCGGTCTTCGCGGGGGCGGCGCTGCGCAACAAGGGGATCCAGCCGGCGATGGACGGAATCGTGCACTATCTCCCCTCCCCCAGGGAGGTGCCCCCCGCGTCCGGGGACGACCCGCGGACCGGAGTTCCCGCGACCCGCGACCCCTCCCCCGACGCGCCCTTCTCCGCCCTGGCCTTCAAGGTGAAGATCGAGGAGGGGAGGAGAACGGTGTACCTTCGGGTCTACTCCGGGAAGGTGTCCGAGGGGCAGCTGGTGCATAACGCCTCGGCCGGAGGGGAGGAGCGGCTGGCCCGCCTCTTCCGGATCCATGCCGGGAAGAGGGAGCGGATCGCGCAGGCGCAGGCGGGGGAGATCGTCGGGGCCCGGGGGGTCAAGAGCGCACGGACGGGGGACACCCTCTGCGACCCGGCGGCGCCGATCCTGTTCGAGGCGATCGACATCCGCAAGCCGGTGGTCTCGGTCGTCGTCGAGCCGAGGGCTCTGCGGGAGATGGACCGGCTCCGGGAGGCGATCGGAAAGATGGTGGAGGAGGACCCGACCCTGGCGACGAAGGACGATGCCGACACGGGGCAGATCGTCCTCTCCGGGATGGGGGAACTTCACCTCGAGATCCTCGTCGACCGGCTGGAGCGGGAGTTCGGGCTGGTCGTGCGGACGGGGAAGCCGCAGGTGGTCTACCGGGAGACGGTGAGCGAACCGGGTGCGGCGGAGACGGTGTTCGAGCGGGAGATCGCGGAGCGGCTGGTAAGCGTGAAGATCGCCTTGAAAGTCTTCCCGGGTCCGAGGGGATCGGGCATCCGGGTGTCGGACCGGCTCCGGATGCTCGAGCTGTCGCGGGAGGCGGCCGACGGTGTGGAGGAGGGGATCCGGGAGGGGGCCTTCACCGGGGTCCTCGGCTACCCGGTGGACGACCTCTCGGTGGAGGTCGAACGGGTGGAATTCCTTTCCGGGACGGCCATCCCGCTCGCCGCGAAGGTGGCGGCGGTCCGGGCCTTCCTCGCCGCCTACGGGAACGGGAAGCCCTACCTGCTGGAGCCGCTCATGGCGGTAGAGGTAAACGTCCCCGACGAGTTCACGGGGGGGGTGATCGGCGACGTCAACGCCCGCCGGGGGAGGATCACGCTGGTGGACCGCCGGAAGGAGGCGAGCCTCCTCTCCGCCCTGGTCCCCCTCAAGGAGATGTTCGGCTACGTGACCTCCCTGCGCTCCCTCTCCCAGGGGCGGGGGACCTTCATGATGAAGTTCTCCCACTACGACCGGGCCGACGCGAAGGTGCAGGGGTGA
- a CDS encoding A/G-specific adenine glycosylase, which translates to MAPSAARLGAISLRLLAWFSANAREMEWRETRDPYRVWISEIMLQQTRVETVAPYYRRFLGAFPAVEALAGASPDAVMKAWEGLGYYARARNLHRAAVEVVREFGGRVPSTVEELSSLPGVGRSTAGAIAALAFGRDAPILDANAKRVIARLLSVQEDLSRPEAVRLLWDASAGLILPGRGRETALALMDLGAMVCLPRAPKCAICPLASLCEGRRDGVEERIPARRRRREIPHRSAAAAVILDGRGRVFIARRPPEGLLGGMWEFPGGEPAQGESPERFLVREIRIRWGMTIAAPERLPPVRHAYSHFRVTLVPVRFLRRAGAAPKGGEWRWISPEELEKVPFPGAARKLIARAFPEIRSAATPATARPAPSRSPSHVPVRTRRGGRTPS; encoded by the coding sequence ATCGCGCCGTCCGCCGCGCGGCTTGGAGCCATATCCCTGCGCCTCCTCGCCTGGTTTTCCGCGAACGCGAGGGAGATGGAGTGGCGGGAAACCCGGGATCCCTACCGGGTCTGGATCTCCGAGATCATGCTCCAGCAGACACGCGTCGAGACGGTCGCCCCCTACTACCGGCGGTTCCTGGGAGCCTTCCCCGCCGTGGAGGCGCTGGCCGGCGCATCACCCGACGCCGTGATGAAGGCCTGGGAGGGGCTGGGCTACTACGCCCGCGCGAGGAACCTCCACCGGGCGGCGGTGGAGGTCGTGCGGGAGTTCGGCGGGAGGGTCCCCTCCACGGTGGAGGAGCTCTCGTCGCTGCCGGGCGTGGGACGGTCGACCGCCGGCGCGATCGCGGCGCTCGCCTTCGGGCGGGACGCCCCGATCCTCGACGCGAACGCGAAACGGGTCATCGCGCGCCTGCTCTCGGTACAGGAGGATCTCTCCCGCCCGGAGGCGGTGCGTCTTCTCTGGGATGCGTCGGCGGGGCTGATCCTCCCCGGCCGGGGACGGGAGACCGCCCTTGCGCTGATGGATCTGGGGGCCATGGTCTGCCTTCCCCGCGCTCCGAAGTGCGCGATCTGTCCGCTGGCCTCGCTGTGCGAGGGACGCCGGGACGGAGTGGAGGAGAGGATCCCGGCGAGACGAAGGCGGAGGGAGATCCCCCATCGAAGCGCCGCCGCCGCCGTGATCCTGGACGGGAGGGGGAGGGTCTTCATCGCCCGGCGTCCCCCGGAGGGACTGCTCGGGGGGATGTGGGAGTTCCCGGGCGGGGAGCCTGCCCAAGGCGAATCCCCCGAGAGGTTTCTCGTCCGGGAGATCCGGATCCGGTGGGGGATGACGATCGCCGCGCCGGAGAGGCTTCCTCCCGTCCGGCACGCCTACAGCCATTTCCGGGTCACCCTGGTCCCGGTCCGTTTCCTCCGGCGGGCCGGAGCCGCTCCGAAGGGAGGGGAGTGGCGGTGGATCTCCCCGGAGGAATTGGAAAAGGTTCCCTTCCCGGGGGCGGCCCGGAAGCTGATCGCGCGGGCCTTCCCGGAAATCCGGTCCGCGGCGACGCCTGCTACAGCGCGGCCAGCTCCTTCTCGATCGCCTTCACATGTCCCTGTTCGAACGCGGCGAGGTGGTCGAACACCTTCTTGA